The Urbifossiella limnaea nucleotide sequence TCCGCGAGGACATCGTGGCCAAGACGCCGGCCGCGGAGCTGGCCGCCATGCAGGTAGCGGTCGAGGCTCACCCCGACGCCTTCGACGAGTGGCTGGCCGGGCCGGAAGCGGACGGGCCGCGGTTCTCGCCCGAGTACATCGCGTTCAGTTGCCTCCGCATGGCCGCCGACGGGATGTAGCCCAGACGCCGAACCAGGCGCTGCAGCAGACGGCGGGGGCGTGTCGGCTTTTCGAGGTCGTAGCTCACTCGGCCCCCGCCGCTGCTGAGCTGGGTCGTTCGGCCACCGGAGGGCTTCGGGTTATGCGGTCACGGCCGAGTTTGGCGCGGCAACTCGCTGCCGGAGCGATCATGGCCGGAGGCGCGGGGTACGTCGCTGCTGTCAAACTGACTCGCGAGGGGGAGGTCGTCCTCTCCACCGCCTGGCTCGCGGGTGTGCTGCCGAACTTGGTCTGCGCGGCTGTTGTCCCGCTCGCCCCGCTCCTCTCCCGCCGATTGCTTAGTGGCCGAGACTTCCTCTGGATGACGTTGTTCACTGCGATCGGGCTGTGCTTGTACGAGTTCACGCAGGTGTGGATGCCGCGCAGAACGTTCGATTGGGACGATGTGGTGGCGACGGCCGTCGGTGCGATGGTGGCCTTGGTGCTCGGCGCGGGATTCTTCCTCCTCACGGGCAGAAAGAGCGCCGAACCAACTGCTGCACCTGACCCGGCGGGCAGATAGGTTTTCTGCGGCGTCCAGCACACCGCGCCCGCCGGGCAGGTGAGCAGGGTCGTTCAGAGGTCACCCCGCGGCCAACTTCGCGGCGATGCCGGCGACGTGCTTGCCCTGTGCCCGTGCGACGGCGAGGTCGTTCGCCGTCGGCTGGCGCTCGCCCTTCGGGCCGGAGATGGTGCTCGCGCCGTACGGCGTGCCGCCGCCCACGGCGTCGAGGTTCGTCAGCTCCGGCACGCTGTACGGCACGCCGACGATCACCATCCCCATGTGGTAGAAGTACGTCGAGAGCGTCAGCAGCGTCGTCTCCTGGCCGCCGTGCTGGCTCGCCGTCGAGGTGAACGCGCTGCCGACCTTGCCGATGAGCGCCCCGCTCACCCACTGGCCGCCGGTGTTGTCCAGGAACCCCCGCATCTGCGCCGGCACCGACCCGAACCGCGTCGGGGCGCCGAGCACGATCGCGTCCGCCTCCTGCAGCTTCCGCGGGTCGGCCAGGGGAACGTGGGCGAACGCCTTCTGCGCGTCGGCCGCGCCCATCTTCGCCAGCACGTCGTCGGGGAGCGTCTCGGCGACGCGAAGGAGTTGCACGTCGGCCCCGGCGGCGCGGGCGCCCTCGGCCACCGCCTCGGCCAGCTTCCAGACGTGGCCGTAGGTGCTGTAGAAGATCACGTGAACTTTCGCGGCCATGATCGATCTCACGGGTGAAGCGGGGGAAAAAGCAAGGCCCGGGGACAGCCGTCCCCGGGCCTTCGGGATCGTCGATGTTACTCGGTGACGGCCGGGGCGTCCCAGTGGACGCGGAACTCGACGGCGTCCACGTCCTTGTCCCGCGGCAGCAGCAGCACGTACATCACCTTGCGGCGGGCGTCCCACCGGGACACGTAGTTGCGGGCCGGGACGCGGCTCGACAGGTGCGGCGTCTTGCCGTTCGGGGCGTCGGGGATGGCCACCTCGGCGAACGCCAGCGGCACCAGCGTGCGGCCCTCGTCCTCGCCCTCGAACGAGTACAGGCCCGCGAGCCGACCGCCGGGGTACATCTCGGCCCGGTACGGCATCACCTCCGTCGGCGGGTACTTCGACTCCGGCAGCTTCATGGTGATGCTCGACTTCGTCGCCGTCGTCTGCAGCCGCGGCATGGCGTCCTTGGCCGGCGTCGGCGTCGGCAGCTTGGCGAGGGGGTCGCCCCACAGCGCGAACGTCCACGCGGCGCGGCGGTTCGCCCCGCCCAGCCGGGCGTCGCCGCCGAGCCGGACTTCCTTCAGCTCGGCGTACATCAGCATGTAGTTCATGGCGTGCCGCATGGCCTGGCCGACGGACATGCCGTCGTAGGCGAGGGCGTCGGAGAACGCCAGCACGTACGCACCGCCGGAGCCGCTGAACATGCGGTTCGGGGTGCCGATCACGGCCACGGCGCCGCGGTCCAGCAGCGGCCCGGCCACCTGGGCGTTCAGCTCGGCGCAGCTCTGGATGAAGGCGATCGACGGCCGCATCGGGTCCTGGAACCGGCCCACGCCGAACCGCCCGCGGACGGTGCCGTTGTGCCCCTCCCAGATGAAGTAGTCGTTCTCCGTCATCGCCTGCCGGGCCTGCGTCTCGGTCAGGGTGAACCGGCCGAACATGCTCGTCACCTTGCACCCGGCGTTCTCCATCTCGCGGCCGGTGTTGCGGGAGAAGGTTTCGAGCAGCCGCAGCCCGTCGCCGGGGTTGCTGCTGATGAACACCCTGGGCTGCGACTTCGTCTCGTTCAGCATCTTCGACCGCGCGAGCATGAGCGGCACGCCGGCGCGGTCGGGGTTGAAGATGCGGCCCGACGGCACGGTGATGAGGGTGTGCTTCTTCGTCGGGATCCACGGCTCCACGTCCACCGAGTCGCCGTCCTTGCCGGCGGTCGGGTTGCGGCGCTTGGCCTGCGGGATGGCGTCCGGGTCGGCGACGACGAGCATCTGGTCGACGGTCCGGGCGTCCGGGCTCTCGAGGGCGGCGTTGAACACCTTCTCGGAGTTCATGCCTTCCTCGTCGGTCAGGATCAGCGGCGCCTTGCGGAGGGTGGACACCCACGGGGCGAACACGCCGCAGCCGTCCACGTCGCCGGGCGAGGCGAGCACCCACAGCCGCGGCGGGCCGGACTTCGCCAGCTCGCGCCGGTGCGCCGCGTCCACGGCCGAGGCGTCGGCCAGTCGCACGACTTCGATGCCACCCACCTTCGTCACCGCGGCAGCCGCCGCGCCGACGGCGTAGGCCTGGCGAACGCCCTTCGCCTCGGCCAGTTCCTTGAACCCGCGCATCGGCTCGTCGCCGTCGCGCATCACGAACAGCGGCACCCGCATCGCCCCGGCCAGCGCGGCGGCGCGGAACAGTTCCTCACCCGAGTCCGCGGACACGACGACGCAGCGGCCGACCCCGGCGGGGGCCAGCGACCAGGCGAACGCCACGGGGTCGCGCGACGCCTTCGCGGGGTCGAGCACGGGGGCGCCGACGCCCCAGCGGCGGATCGGGTCCACGGTCGGCGGGAAGCGGCCGACCATCTGCACGGTCGCGGGGCGGGTGGCGTCGAAGAACAGCTTGACGGACGTGCGCGCCTTCGGCGTGTCCATCAGGAACGTGGTGTCGGGCTTGAACGCGGCGGCGGCCACGCTCAGGGTCATCAGGTCGGGGTTCGGCATCTCGCCGGCGAGGATGACGGAGCCGGCGCGGGGCCGGTCGTCGGCCTCCGGCTGGGCGGACGCCCGCGGCGCGGGGCCGAGGAGCAGAGCCCCGGCGAACAGCGCCACCCACGGGCGGCGGACTCGGCAACGCATGGTGGTTCCCCGCTAGCGACGGCCCCGCTCCCGGTCGATCCGCTCCAGGGGCGGGAGCAGCCCCTGGGCGTTGGAGATTTGGATGGCCAGCCCCGGGCGTGCGTTCGCCTCCAGGAGCAGCGGCCCGCGCGTGCTGTCGAGCACGATGTCGACGCCGATGTACCCCATGCCGACGGCCCGGCTCACCTTCCGGCTCATGTCGAGAATCTGCGGCCAGTACGGCACCTCGAACCCGATCACGCTCTCGCCCGTGTCCGGGTGCTTCTCGGCCTTCCGGTTCTTCAGCACGGCGTGGTGCGTGACGCCGGTCGCCAGGTCCACGCCGGCGCCGATCGCCCCCTGGTGCAGGTTCGCGCGCCCGCCGCTCGCCCGGGTCGGCAGCCGCAGCATCGCCATGACGGGGTGCTCGCGGTAGACGATGACGCGGATGTCGGCCGTGCCCTGGAAGCTGATTTTACCCAGAACCGGGTGCGGCACAACTCGCTGTTGAATAAGAGCCTCGTCCTCGGAGCCGCCGAGCGAGAACAGCCCCGAGATGATTCCGGAGATGTGCTGCTCGATCTCCTCCAGCGTCATCACCTGGCCGTTGTGCCGGACGAAGCCGTCGTTCTTGCGGCCGGTGACGACCAGAACCCCCCGGCCGGCGGCCCCGCGGCACGGCTTGATGACGAAGTCGTTGTGCCCGCCGAGGAGCCGCGGCAGGTGGTGCAGCGACCCGTGCGACAGCAGCGCCGCGAACAGGTCCGGCGTCGGCACGCCGATCTTCTGACAGAGTTCGTGCATGGCCCGCTTGCCGTCCACGAGCGGAAAGCAGCGCCGCGGATTCCAGTCGAGGATTCGCTCGGTGTTGCGGGCGTTCATGCCCAGCACGCCGGCCCGGCGCAGCCCCTTCCACCGCCGCCACCACGAAATCATGTCTTCCCCCCGACGGGGGCGGCGGCGGGGAGCGCCGGCACTTCGGCCGTCTTGGCGGGGGCCGCCTCGGCGGTGCCGTTGCCGACGTGCGGCGCCTTCGCCGCCTGGAGCTCGATCACGTCCTGGAAGCGGTACAACTCGGTGAGGCGGTAGCCGGTGTACCGGCCGAGCAGCAGTGTGACCGCGACCACCACCATCAACGTTTCGGGGAAGCGGAAGAACCAGCGGCTCACGGCTTCCGGCCCCACGGCGAGCGCCACGGCCACGGCGACGAACACGGTTCCCATCAATGTTTTGAACGCCGACCAGGTGCCGTCCTCCACCTCGACCGTCCAGAACCGCTCGACCATGTGCGTGAGGATGACCAGCGGGAACAGCGCGACGTACCCGGTGATGTGAACCCCGGCGCGGGCCGTGAGGATCACCACGGTCAGGAGAAAGACGCAGACCATCGTCAGCAGGATGGCGGTGCGCGGGATCATCAGCAGGCTGTAGCGGTCGAGTACCTTGCGGAACACCCAGCCGACGACGACCGTGCCGGCGAAGATGCCGAGCCCCCACGGCAGGGCGCGCGTGTCGCGGAAGATCAGCCCCAGCAGCGCCGGGGTGAACACGCCGAACGTCTTGGTGCCGACCACGACGCGGAAGAAGCCGACGACCAGCGCCGCCAGCGGCATCACGAGCACGAACCGCACGAGGTGCTGCTCGGCCGGCGGCAGCGACGCGAACGAGATCGCCCGCCAGAACGCCCGCATCGGCGGGTCGTCGGCAGCGGCCCGGTCCACCAGCGGCTCGGCCAGCACCGTCACCTTCGGGTCGGCACCCGGGCCGCGGACCAGCGGCTCGTCGTCGAGGCGGACCACGAGGTATGTCTGCGGCCAGTTGCGGTGGCCGTAGTGGCCGAACGTCGGGTCGGCAGGCAGCCACCGCCCGGCGTCCGAGTCCTGGATCCAGGCCTCGGCCCAGCGGTGGATCGCCGGCGGGGCGTCGTCGTGGAGGTTGATCGCGGTCACGACGCGGGCCGGAATCTCGCGGGCGCGGCACAGCGCCACCAGCAGCCGGGCGCGGCCGGAGGCGTCGCCACCTTTCATGTAGCAGTCGAGCGCCGAGCCGGAGCCGTCGGTGTCGCGGAAGCGCAACCCGCGGACGTGCTCGAGGAACGCGCGGAGCTGGTCCTGCTTGGTGGCCTGCCCGCTCGCCAGCTCCCGGGCCAGGTCGAGGATGTCCGGGTGGTTGCACTCGATTCGGGCTGTCGCCGCGAGGGTGTGATCCTTCTCCGGGTTCAGCTTGTTGTCCAGCCGGTCGCCGGACTTCATGGCGTCGTTCGGGTGGAACGCCCCGAGCGTGCAGCGGAACCGCTGCGTCACCACGAACGGCTGAGCCCCCGCCCCGGCCATCGGGTTCGCGGTCGGCTTGAGCGTCGTCTTGCGGTCGGGTCGGTCCTTGGCGGCGGCGGCACGGCCCTCGTGGGCGGACAGTTCCTCGCTCTCGTAACTCTCGTCGTAGACGTGCTGGCGGCGGAACGAGGGCGGGTTGGAAAGCTCGACGCGGAACGGCTTCCCGGGCATCGACTCGCCGCGGGCAGTGAGCGTCACCTCCCAGCGGGACGTGCCGGGTGAGCCTCCCACGTCGACGCCGCCGGTCGCGTAGCGCGAGATGGTTACGCAGGCCGCCAGGCCGACGATCACCAGCGCGGTTACGGCCGTCAGCCGGGTCCGGGACATCGCCATGCCGTCCTCGAAATACCGGAACCGGTCCCGGCCGGCGGGGTTCAAAAGGGTGGAGAGGTGTGACTAGCCCCTTTCCAACCCCGCCGCCCTGATGTTACCATTACCGTCAACTGTCGGGAACCCACCCCCGCAACTTCGTTCTGAACGCCATGCGAACCCCGACCGTTGCCGCCGGAGTCGTGCTGATCGTTGCGCTCGCCGCCGCGCCGGCACCGGCCACGGACGAAATCCCGGCGTGGGCCAGCAACCGCGACGACCGGATGCCGCAGGACCGGGCCGACCACCTCTCGAAGCTCGGTGTCCTCGGCTGGCACCGATCAGGGGTTCGCGGCGAGGGCGTGACCATTGCGGTCCTCGACAGCGGATGGCGTGGGTACCGGGACCAGATCGGCAAATCGTTGCCCACCGGCCTGCTCGCCCGCTCGGCCCGGCTCGACGCCAACATGGAGTACAAGGACAGCCAGCACGGCATCCTGTGCGGCGAGGTCGCGCACGCCATCGCCCCGGGCGCCCGCATGCTTATTGCCAATTGGGACGCCGACCGACCGGAATCATTTCTCGACGCCGTGCGCTGGGCGAAGGCCCAGGGGGCGACGATCGTCACCTGCTCGGTGGTGAAGCCGAGCTGGAGCGACGGGGAGGGTAACGGGCCGGTCCACCGGAAACTAACAGAAATTCTCGGCGACGGCACGAAGCCGGGCGACGTGCTGTTTTTCTCGTGCGCCGGCAACACGGCCCAGCGACACTGGGCCGGCCAGTTCGAGCCCGGCCCCGACGGCTACCACCGCTGGTCCGACAAGGGGCCGGTCAACGGCGTGTCCCCCTGGGGGACGGAACGGGTGTACCTGGAGATGTGTTGGTCCGACCCGGACGCGAAGTACGTCCTCGAAGTCATCGACCCGACCACCGGGCTACCCGCACCGGACGTGACCTACAAGGAGCGGACGGAGCCGAAGAGTGTGTCGGCCCGGTTCACGCCGGCCGGTTACCCGCAACAGTACGCCCTGCGGGTGAAGCAGACAGCCGGCAAGGCCGGCCGGTTCCACATGAATTCGCTGTACGCCTACCTCGACGAGTGCCGCCTGGCCGGCAGCATCCCCTTCCCCGGCGACGGGCCGGAGGTGATTACGGTCGGGGCCGTGAATCACGAGTGGACACGCACCTCTTACTCGGCGTGCGGCCCGAACTCGAAGCAGCCGAAGCCGGACGTGGTGGCGCCGGTGCCGTTCGGAACGTACATCCGGTGGTCGCCCTTTAGCGGCACGTCCTGTGCCACGCCGCAGGCGGCGGCCGTGGCGGCCCTGTGCTGGGCGCGGCACCCGCACTGGACGGCGGCGCAGGTGCGGCAGTACGTCACGACACGCGCCCTCGACCTGGGCAGTCCCGGCCACGACTGTGAGACCGGGTACGGGGCGGTCTGCCTGCCGCCGCTGGCTCCGGCGCCGCGGCTGCTGATGCGCTAAATGGGATCACACGCCGAGCCGGCCCCGTCAGGGGTCGGAGCCCGCGGGCTCCGACCCCTGACGGGGCCGGCTCGGCTGGTCACCAACTCACTTCAACTCCGCCCGCTCCAGCGGCGTGTTCGCCGGCCCCTGGATCACCTTGCCGCGCGGGTCGAACCGCGAGCCGTGTGCCGGGCAGTCCCAGGTCTTCTCGGCGTCGTTCCACTGCACGACGGCCCCGAGGTGCGGGCACGTTGCCGAGCAGGCGTGCAGCTTCCCGTCGTCCGACCGGTACACCGCCAGCTTCTTCAGCCCCGACCGCACGACCGCCCCGCAGCCGCGCTTCACCTCGTCGGCCGAACTCACGTCGCCGCCGCTGAGCCACGCGGCGTACTGGAGGGCCACGTCGGCGTTCTCCTGCACAAACTCGCCGGCGGCCTTCAGCGGCGTGCGACCAGGGTCGAACACTTCCTGCCACGGGTGCGAACCCGCGGCGATGAGCGCCGGCAGTAGGATGCCCGCGATGGTGCCGTGCGTCATCCCCATGCCCGAGTCGCCGGTCACGACGTGGACGTTCGTGTCGCCCGGGTTGCGGCCGATGTGCCCGAGGCCGTCCAGCGTTTCGAGCACCTGCCCGGCCCAGCGGTGCGTCACCTCACCGGCCTGCGGGAAGTGCTGCCGCGCCCACGATTCGAGCCTGGCGAACCGCTCGTCGCCGTCGTTCGCGTGGCCGGTCTTGTGGTCCTCGCCGCCGACGACCAGCGTGTCGAACCCGGCCGCGTCCGGTTTCCCCGCCTGGCGGACGTAGTGGTACGGGTCGATCGTGTCCCACACCAGCGCGTCGGGCACGTCCGACAGCTTCGCCCGCAGCCCGACGACGTACGTCATGTACGGGAACTGCTTGGTGTGGAGCGCGAAGCGGTCGTTGAACGGCGAGTTGGTCGCCACCACCACGGCGTTCGCCCGCAACTCGCCGCCGCGGACCTTCACCCTGCACGGCGTGCCGTCCTCGACCGACTCCGCGCGGGCGTTCGTGACGATGGTGCCGCCCAGCCTCACCACCGCCCGCGCCAGCCCGCCGAGGTAGGCCATCGGCTCGAACCGGGCCTGCCGGGGGAAGCGCAGGCAGTGCCCGCCACCGAACGCCGGGGCGACCTGCCGCGCCTCGAACTCGACGCCGAGCTTCCGGGCCGCATCGGCCTCGCGGTCCAGCAGGTCGTGATCCTTCTCGGACGCGGCGACGAGGTAGCCGTCGAGCCGCTTGAAGCCGCAGTCGATCCCCTCGCGGCTGGCGGTCTCCTGGATGAAGTCGATCGCCGCGGCGTGGGCCTGGACGCCGAGCCGCGCGGCGTCTTCGCCGCGGACACGAATCAGCTGGTGGTAGCGGTCGTCGAGCACGGAGGCGAGGTGCGCGGTGGTGACGGAGGTCATGCCGCTGCCGATGCCACGCGCTTCGAGCACCACAACGCGCTGGCCGAGGCGGGCCAGCGAGTAAGCGACGGACAGACCTGCGATCCCGGCTCCGATCACGCACACGTCGGCGGCGGCGGGGACGGGGGCGTGGTACGCGGAGTCGTCACGGACTTCTTGCCAGACGCAAGAGGTGGAAGGCATGGGAACCTCACGGGTCGGGGGCGACCGATGAGGGAAGGAACGGTGCAATTCGCTCGCCGGGGCGTGAGGCGAACCGCCGCATCTACGCCGTTGCCAACTCCGCCGCGTCCGCGATCTCCAGTAGTCGCAGCAGCCGACGCCGTTCTCGCTCCACGTCGACGCCGGCGGCGCTCGCCGCCAGCGACTCAACGAACCCGACGCGCAGGTCACGCAGCTGGACGTACAGGCGCACCCGTTCGTCGGGCGTCAGGTCGCGGGCCAGTTCCACGAGCCGCGCGTCGGGAGCCGTCACCACGGCCCGCAGCTCCACGCGGCCTGCTCGGTCGCGGAACTGGCTGGCGAACCCCGGGGGCAGCACGATCACGAGGCGCTCCCGCTCGGGACCGCGGCACCGGGCCGCCCGCTGCGGGTGAAGTCGCGCAGCGCCTCGAACAGCTCGGCGAGTGCGACCGGCTTCGTGAAGTGAAGGTCGAACCCGCTGTCGGCCATCCGCTCCAGTGAGGGGTAGTCGCCGAGGGCCGTCAGCGCCACGAGCAGCATGTCGCCGCCGCCGGGCTCGGTGCGGAAGCGGCGGGCCAGTTCGTTGCCGTCGATCCCCGGCATGGTGATGTCGAGGACGCACGCCTGCGGGCGAAAGCCCGGCGCCCGCGCGAGTGCCTTCTCGCCGTCGGTGGCGGTCTGAACGTCGTAGCCGTTGAGCGTCAGGAGCGTGCCGAGGGATTCGGCCGTGTCGGGGTGGTCGTCCACGCACAGCACGCGGAGCGGAGCGGCGGTCATAGGCGGTCACCGAAAGTGGGACAGTGGACCGCCCGCGAATCAGCAACCGGCGTGCCACCCCGCCCCGCCGCTGGCCGACTCGCCAGTCCCGGCTATCGTCCCGGCCCCCCTATTTTGCCCCGGACAGAATCCAGTTGCGGATGACAGCCTTCTCGGCGTCGCTGAGTGCCTCCTTGCCGGCCGGCGGCATCGTTCCGTCCTCGATGCTCTGCCACACGGTCCCGGTCTTCAGGTCGCCGGGCTTCACGCCGGGGCCGTTGTCGCCCCCCTTCAGGATCGTCTTTAGCGAGCGCAGGTCGAGGTCGCCCTTGACCCCCTTGCTGTCGCCGTGGCAGATGTTGCACTTCGACTTGAAGATCGGCAGCACCTCCTTCACGAACAGTACCTCTTTCGCCATCGGCGTCGGGGGCGGTTCCGGAGTCTTCTTCGGCTCCGGCGTCTTGACCACCACTTCCGGGGTCTTCTTCGGCTCCGGCATCGGCACCACTTCGGGGGCCTTCTTCGGCTCCGGCGGCTTCGCCTCGGGCGCCTTCTTCGGCTCCGGCGTCAGCTCCTTCTTCGGTTCCGGGTTCGCTTCCGGCGGCGGCAGCGTGACCTTCTCGGGGATTGTCGGCGCCGTCGCGGCGGCCTGCTCGACGGGCCGCGGCCGCTGGTTACCAGTCCACACGCCGAAGCAGAACGCGAGTAAAACCATGGCGCCGTAGCCGCCCCACCAGCCGAGGCGGGCGCCGGACGGGAACGGCTCCGTCTGGTCGAGGATGTCGTCGGGGCCGGGGCGGGACATGGTGCGGTCCTGGCGGGGGGGACACTCCGAAGGTAGCACCCAGACCGGGGGGTTGTCACCGGGAAAGCAGCCCGACACTGCGGCCGAGTTTTTCGGATACGCTCTGGCGGCCGCGGGCGCCGAGGTTATACTGGTGAGAGATTGCCCCCGCCTGGCGCCCTCCTCCCGCGCCTGACCGATAGCTCGGCCCGCCTGGAGCATCCGCATGCCGCTCCGCCCCACCTTCGCCCTCGCCGCGCTCGCGGCCCTGTCCGGCTCCGCCCGTGCCGACTCACCCACCGCCGCGACACCGGTTCACACCGCGATCGACCACTACGTCGACGACGCGATCAAGGCCGCCGGCGTGGCCCCCGCCCCACAGGCCGACGACGCCACGTTCGTCCGCCGGCTCACACTCGACCTCGTCGGCCGCATCCCCACCCCCGCCGAGGCCAGCGCCTACGTCAAGGCCGCCGACGCCGACAAGCGGGCGAAGCTCGTGGACCGCCTGCTCGCCTCGCCCGGATTCGCCCGGCACCAGGCCGCGCAGTTCGAGGCGATGCTCAACCCCGAGGGCGGCGGCCGCCGTAGCGGGGCGCTCGGCGAGTACCTCCGCACGGCCCTGGCCGCCGGTAAGAGCTGGGAACGGATGTACCGCGAGTTGATGCTGCCCGACGAGGCCGACGCCACCATGAAGGGCGCCGCCGACTTCCTCAAGAGCCGGGTCACCGACACCGACAAGCTCACCAACGACGTGAGCGTCAGCTTCTTCGGGGTGAACGTCAGCTGTGCCCAGTGCCACGACCACCCGCTGGTGAAGGACTGGACGCAGGACCACTTCTACGGGATGAAGGCGTTCCTGGTCCGCACCTACGACGCCGGCGGCTCCCTCGCAGAGCGCGGCTTCGGGCAGGTGAAGTACAAGGCGAACAAGGGGCCGGAAAAGCTCGCCCCGATGATGTTCCTCACCGGCGCGAAGCTGGACGACGCCACCGCCCGCGAGATGACCAAGGACGAGCAGAAGAAGGAAAAGGAACTCATCGAGCAGGCCAAGAAGGACAAGAAGGCGCCGCCGCGGCCCGCGTTCAGCGCCCGCGCCAAGCTGGTCGAGGTGTCGCTGAAGGAGGGCAACGCCGACTTCTTCTCGCGGTCGGTCGTCAACCGGATGTGGCACCGCTACTTCGGCAGCGGCCTCGTCAACCCGCTCGACCAGATGCACAGCGAGAACCCGCCGAGCCACCCGGAGCTACTGGCGTGGCTGGCGAAGGACACCGCCTCACACGGCTACGACCTGAAGCGCCTGATCCGTGGCATCGTCATGAGCCAGGCGTACAGCCGTAGCAGCCGCTACCCGACGGAGGCGACGCCCGACCGCAAGTTGTTCGCGGTCGCGCAGCTGAAGCCGTTCACGCCCCTGCAACTGTCCACGTCGCTGAAGATCGCCGCGGCCGACCCGGCGCAGTTCGAGGGGAAGAAGGCCGGCGACTTGGAGAAGACGCTGGAGCAACTGGAGAGCAGCGGCCGCGGCTTCGCGTCGCTCATTGCCGTGCCGACGGACAACTTTCAGGTCGGCGTCGGCGAGGCGCTGCTGTTCACGAACGGCGACCGCGTGGCGAAGGAGTTCCTGACCGACAACGGCGTGCTGGCGAGGGCCAAGGGGCTGACCGACAAGAAGGCCGCCGTCGCTCTCCTGGTCCGCAGTGCCTACGGTCGTGAGCCCACCGCCGCAGAGAGCACCGCCCTCGTGGCCTACGTCGAGAATCGCGCCGACCGGCTCCCCGAGGCCTACCGCCAGGTGCTGTGGGCGCTCGTGACCGGCCCCGAATTCCGCTTCGTGTACTGAACCCCGAACACACCCCGCTCCGGAGTCTGTCGATGAATCCGAAGTTCTTCTGCGGGTCCGCCGCCCACCGGCTCAACCGGCGCGGCTTCCTCGGGGCCGCCGCCGCGGCCGGGGTCGCCGCCGACATGACCGGC carries:
- a CDS encoding VanZ family protein, coding for MAGGAGYVAAVKLTREGEVVLSTAWLAGVLPNLVCAAVVPLAPLLSRRLLSGRDFLWMTLFTAIGLCLYEFTQVWMPRRTFDWDDVVATAVGAMVALVLGAGFFLLTGRKSAEPTAAPDPAGR
- the wrbA gene encoding NAD(P)H:quinone oxidoreductase yields the protein MAAKVHVIFYSTYGHVWKLAEAVAEGARAAGADVQLLRVAETLPDDVLAKMGAADAQKAFAHVPLADPRKLQEADAIVLGAPTRFGSVPAQMRGFLDNTGGQWVSGALIGKVGSAFTSTASQHGGQETTLLTLSTYFYHMGMVIVGVPYSVPELTNLDAVGGGTPYGASTISGPKGERQPTANDLAVARAQGKHVAGIAAKLAAG
- a CDS encoding C25 family cysteine peptidase gives rise to the protein MRCRVRRPWVALFAGALLLGPAPRASAQPEADDRPRAGSVILAGEMPNPDLMTLSVAAAAFKPDTTFLMDTPKARTSVKLFFDATRPATVQMVGRFPPTVDPIRRWGVGAPVLDPAKASRDPVAFAWSLAPAGVGRCVVVSADSGEELFRAAALAGAMRVPLFVMRDGDEPMRGFKELAEAKGVRQAYAVGAAAAAVTKVGGIEVVRLADASAVDAAHRRELAKSGPPRLWVLASPGDVDGCGVFAPWVSTLRKAPLILTDEEGMNSEKVFNAALESPDARTVDQMLVVADPDAIPQAKRRNPTAGKDGDSVDVEPWIPTKKHTLITVPSGRIFNPDRAGVPLMLARSKMLNETKSQPRVFISSNPGDGLRLLETFSRNTGREMENAGCKVTSMFGRFTLTETQARQAMTENDYFIWEGHNGTVRGRFGVGRFQDPMRPSIAFIQSCAELNAQVAGPLLDRGAVAVIGTPNRMFSGSGGAYVLAFSDALAYDGMSVGQAMRHAMNYMLMYAELKEVRLGGDARLGGANRRAAWTFALWGDPLAKLPTPTPAKDAMPRLQTTATKSSITMKLPESKYPPTEVMPYRAEMYPGGRLAGLYSFEGEDEGRTLVPLAFAEVAIPDAPNGKTPHLSSRVPARNYVSRWDARRKVMYVLLLPRDKDVDAVEFRVHWDAPAVTE
- a CDS encoding alpha-L-glutamate ligase-like protein encodes the protein MISWWRRWKGLRRAGVLGMNARNTERILDWNPRRCFPLVDGKRAMHELCQKIGVPTPDLFAALLSHGSLHHLPRLLGGHNDFVIKPCRGAAGRGVLVVTGRKNDGFVRHNGQVMTLEEIEQHISGIISGLFSLGGSEDEALIQQRVVPHPVLGKISFQGTADIRVIVYREHPVMAMLRLPTRASGGRANLHQGAIGAGVDLATGVTHHAVLKNRKAEKHPDTGESVIGFEVPYWPQILDMSRKVSRAVGMGYIGVDIVLDSTRGPLLLEANARPGLAIQISNAQGLLPPLERIDRERGRR
- a CDS encoding 7TM domain-containing protein, whose translation is MSRTRLTAVTALVIVGLAACVTISRYATGGVDVGGSPGTSRWEVTLTARGESMPGKPFRVELSNPPSFRRQHVYDESYESEELSAHEGRAAAAKDRPDRKTTLKPTANPMAGAGAQPFVVTQRFRCTLGAFHPNDAMKSGDRLDNKLNPEKDHTLAATARIECNHPDILDLARELASGQATKQDQLRAFLEHVRGLRFRDTDGSGSALDCYMKGGDASGRARLLVALCRAREIPARVVTAINLHDDAPPAIHRWAEAWIQDSDAGRWLPADPTFGHYGHRNWPQTYLVVRLDDEPLVRGPGADPKVTVLAEPLVDRAAADDPPMRAFWRAISFASLPPAEQHLVRFVLVMPLAALVVGFFRVVVGTKTFGVFTPALLGLIFRDTRALPWGLGIFAGTVVVGWVFRKVLDRYSLLMIPRTAILLTMVCVFLLTVVILTARAGVHITGYVALFPLVILTHMVERFWTVEVEDGTWSAFKTLMGTVFVAVAVALAVGPEAVSRWFFRFPETLMVVVAVTLLLGRYTGYRLTELYRFQDVIELQAAKAPHVGNGTAEAAPAKTAEVPALPAAAPVGGKT
- a CDS encoding S8 family serine peptidase — translated: MRTPTVAAGVVLIVALAAAPAPATDEIPAWASNRDDRMPQDRADHLSKLGVLGWHRSGVRGEGVTIAVLDSGWRGYRDQIGKSLPTGLLARSARLDANMEYKDSQHGILCGEVAHAIAPGARMLIANWDADRPESFLDAVRWAKAQGATIVTCSVVKPSWSDGEGNGPVHRKLTEILGDGTKPGDVLFFSCAGNTAQRHWAGQFEPGPDGYHRWSDKGPVNGVSPWGTERVYLEMCWSDPDAKYVLEVIDPTTGLPAPDVTYKERTEPKSVSARFTPAGYPQQYALRVKQTAGKAGRFHMNSLYAYLDECRLAGSIPFPGDGPEVITVGAVNHEWTRTSYSACGPNSKQPKPDVVAPVPFGTYIRWSPFSGTSCATPQAAAVAALCWARHPHWTAAQVRQYVTTRALDLGSPGHDCETGYGAVCLPPLAPAPRLLMR
- a CDS encoding FAD-dependent oxidoreductase, which produces MPSTSCVWQEVRDDSAYHAPVPAAADVCVIGAGIAGLSVAYSLARLGQRVVVLEARGIGSGMTSVTTAHLASVLDDRYHQLIRVRGEDAARLGVQAHAAAIDFIQETASREGIDCGFKRLDGYLVAASEKDHDLLDREADAARKLGVEFEARQVAPAFGGGHCLRFPRQARFEPMAYLGGLARAVVRLGGTIVTNARAESVEDGTPCRVKVRGGELRANAVVVATNSPFNDRFALHTKQFPYMTYVVGLRAKLSDVPDALVWDTIDPYHYVRQAGKPDAAGFDTLVVGGEDHKTGHANDGDERFARLESWARQHFPQAGEVTHRWAGQVLETLDGLGHIGRNPGDTNVHVVTGDSGMGMTHGTIAGILLPALIAAGSHPWQEVFDPGRTPLKAAGEFVQENADVALQYAAWLSGGDVSSADEVKRGCGAVVRSGLKKLAVYRSDDGKLHACSATCPHLGAVVQWNDAEKTWDCPAHGSRFDPRGKVIQGPANTPLERAELK
- a CDS encoding response regulator: MTAAPLRVLCVDDHPDTAESLGTLLTLNGYDVQTATDGEKALARAPGFRPQACVLDITMPGIDGNELARRFRTEPGGGDMLLVALTALGDYPSLERMADSGFDLHFTKPVALAELFEALRDFTRSGRPGAAVPSGSAS